The nucleotide window GTATTATACTCTTTGTAAATGCCCCTAAAGTCTATAGTGACAGTAAatccaatgacaattaatttAATGCCGATAAATGCTTTAACATTCTTTGTTgatgtgcatatttattgccgctaaaaactatttttattgTAGTGATTACTGCTATGATCAATGGAAAAAAGTCTTGAAACTTCAATTATTTCTTGAATAATCCTCTTTTCAAAGAATGTAATAGCTCACAGACTACATACGAGAAGTAAATTGTACTGGGTAAATTTTATGCAACAAACTtggaagaaaaagaatataGAGAACTTCAAACTTGAGACTTCCCATTAATATCCCCTTCTCAACCAACTCGACTACCTCACGagtaattaaaataatacattacAAATTCATAAGTTGGTACCTTTTCTTTTTGGAAAATGTATAGTTACATTTTTGGATCCTTTAATAAAAGAGGCTGGCTAAGACTAAAAGGCATGAAAGGCCCCTCCAATAGTATTATTACCGTTACTACATCCCCCAAAGTCCAAAACAAAGTCAAATAATCTTTGTCAATGTTGCATACTTGCTAGCAGGGAAgatgcattttttttcttccctatGAACCTCATTGTCCCGATGCATTACGTAAACTCAAAATCtttgattaagaataaaaaatttcataaattacaCTATATCCCTCGATGGTAATCAGTAGAGAAAGAAATTGTTAAATAGACTTTGAGCCTATAGAATGTGAACAATCTATTCGAGGCCCATATCAGGGCACGCAATAGACTTTTGGCCTAAATCAACTCAAAAAATAGCTCAAAAGAAGAATTATTTAAGTCATATAAGGAATTCAGAGATCTCATCCACGTCAGTGATGTGAGATACATTGTTGTTAATATGAGAACATACAATTCCAAGTAAcacatatttttagttttacttttttttacaaGAAATATTAACGTTTACACataataaatctaaaaaaatatcacaCAAAAAATCCATCGAAgtcattttcttctattcaaaaTCATAAGTGACCATAACAGATCATTTCATCGACCCTAGCACAAAAAAGCACATGTTAGTATACATTATTTATGATAGGGGGACTAAGATGCTAAGGGTGTATAATTTCCTATCATGTACcctaaaatcataataataattccacccccaacaaaataattttcaaatttaaaaaatgccACTCAGCAGTTTCTAGCCGTTAACACACCTCAGCATCATCTTTCTCCTCTGtacatcaaaacaacaattttCACTCACTAAAATCCAAGATTTTTGCTACCCAATACTCATCTCTCATTGTTAATCCCAAATCTTGAATCTTTTTCAAAACCCCATTTCAAGAATTTCAAGGGATGAAGACTATGAAGGGAAAACTTCTCAAGAAATTGAAGACAATGAAAACAATTGGGTATCTGAAACCAGAAAGAGTCCTCTTTTCAAATGCATCAGATGGGTATATTCATTCTTCGCCACAAAAATTGAATTCTTCCAGATTTAACTGTCAATCTCCATTAACCTCTGTTCAGAAGAATGTTCAGAGCAGTGTAGAAGATCAAGAAGCTGAGATTATTGATGTTTCTGAGCTAATGAAGgatcttgaagatgaagaaatggaAATCGAAGACGATAAAGAGAACGTAAGGCCTGTTGTTGTAAAGGtgaaaaagattgagaattttATTAGCCCATTGAAGCCAAAGAATGAGAATTTTACAACCCCTTTATTAGACTTTGATGTATCAAATTTTAGGCGGCCCGATTTGGATTCAGGTACTCTGTTTGATCCTAATCTTCTTGCTTTATTTGAGGAAGCAGTCTTGGTAGTTAAATCTCAAGAAGAAGAGCGAAAGGCGAAAATTGAGGAAAAGATTTTCAAACCactagaagatgatgaagaaaaggaaccACCTTTAAAAGCTCgaaaaatggaagaaattgTAGACCCCTTATTGGAATTTGAAGAGAAATGTCCACCAGGAGGATGTGATTCAGTAATCCTCTACACAACTGGCCTTAGAGGGATACGAAAGACGTTCGAGGACTGTCATAGTATTCGATTTCTATTAGAGAATTTTCGTGTTGTGTTCTTCGAGAGGGACATTTCGATGCATTCTGAGTTTAAGGAGGAGTTGTGGAGAATCTTAGATGGGAAAGTGGTACCTCCAAGGCTGTTTGTTAAAGGTAGGTACATTGGTGGAGCTGATGAAGTATTGACATTGCATGAACAAGGGAAGTTTAGGCCACTTCTTGAAGGGATTCCAATTGATAATTTTCAATGTCCTTGTGAAGGATGTGCAGGAATGAGGTTTATAATGTGTTTTAAGTGCAATGGAAGTCGGAAAATTGTTCTTgacaatgatgatgatgagattGAGTCAATGAAATGCCCGGAATGTAATGAAAATGGATTGATTGTATGTCCttattgttgttgaaattattcaattgattgttttgttcatttttatagTTCCTCACATTTGAGGGTGTAATATAATGTCATGTTTCTTGCATGTTTGGTgtttgaaatgaaagatgaaGGAGCTTATTCATTACTTGTAaggttctttttcttttggttttccATCCTGGTATCTGGTACCTACATTAGAGCTCAACTAAATTAGTTCCACATTGTGGAAGTAATGAGTTCCCTACCAAACGTGAATCATAGTTCCCACAATTATGAGGGTAAAGAGTTCCCTAACAAATGTGATTCCATAGCCAGGGCACAAACCCGCGATCACCTCTTGTTAAGGATGGAGGAGTATGTACATACcacactccaccacaacccttggTAGTACTTATATAATAGCTTGATTTTTGTTAGAGAAGTTTCGTGTTATGTTCTTCAAGAGGGACATTGTGAATGAACTCCGAGTTAACGGAGGAGCTATGGAGAATATTGGATAGGGAAGTGGTGTCTCCAAGGCTTTTTTATTAGAGGAAGATACATTGTTGGAGCTGaggaaataattaaattgcaTGAACAAGGAAGGTTTAGGCCACTTCTTGAAGGAATACCAATTGAGGTTTATGTTTATGTCCTTGTTACTATTGAAATAATTCAATTGATTGTTTTGTTCCTATTTTGTATCTCCTCACATTTGAGTGTATAACATTCTTTTTTACTGTGTTTAGTTCAAAATCCAACTCCCTTTACAGCTTTTGGTAGAAAGATTACTACCACATCTGCAACAGGGAAATATAATGTCTAGTTTTTGCCATATTTGGTGTTATTATACACTTGCACAATTGATTGTGACAACAATTTTCTAGATGCAAAGCTGTGGGACCAAATATATGGTCATTTTATATGGAAACAGCCTCTTACGTACTGTGTACGATAGATTCTTATGGTCTAATAATTTTCAAACCCAATACATAACGAGAGCTTAGTGTATTGAGTTGTCTTctgttttcctttttaatatGGTAAACTAGTATTTAGCTTGAGTTTAAATTTTATGCTTTGACACTGTAAGAAACATTTAAACAACACTTATACACACTTAAACTAATTTTATCGAATATCTACTACCTCCCGCTAATACACATATTTAATTATACATCAGATCACTTATAGATTTTAGGGAAAAGATTCAAACatgtcatcgaactttgagaaaaggctcatctatgtcatACATTAAAAGTTTGATCCATCTATGTCGTTTCAGTTAACAAGCCTAAACGTATCATATTAAAATGGGCAATTACAATTGTCCAATAGTAGATGCCTTAAAAGATATCCCAAGCAAATCTTGCTCTCATCTCATTCCATCAAAAGTGCCATAAGAACCATTTGAATTTCatcttattctatttttttccaATGTCCCAGGCCATTGTAGAACAAGGCGACATGAAAAGTAAAGAGCTATAGATAACAAGAGCCAAGAATTCAAATAAGGagatttttattcaaaaaaacgTCTTATATGcttgtttgttttttctttggtgcTGTTAGAGAAGGACCACAtattttacattatattttaCCTCAAACCTACTCTAAATAAGTTGAAATTTGGAAACATAAGTGTCATGTACTataaaaggcaaacttcaattattaatttagtaatataataataaatttatttatgagcaactttcacatataacaaacacaaaattcatatttgtatgctatagcaaagtttgtataattgcactccataacaaacatgtatatgtataattcgctatacatatacaaaaaaaacagttgtataattcgtcatacatatacaaagaaagcagttgtataattcgctatacatatacaaaagaaaacagttgtatacaaaagatcaattgtataatctgtgtatgtataaaacgagaaagagagaaagacaaaagaaaactgggcaggaaaatatttgtgttgtataattataagtgtataggacgaagatatatgtatttgcatgtgtatatgcaattttctctcgctttatacaaacaaaagcgcaatttatacatttcgtttctgtttgtataagcgagagaggcgagcgagattccaccagggagagtggcgtaaatagcaatagtttgctatagggtacaattaaatcaaagtatatttatagtatttaatttgaattaatagtttgctattatatacaattttccctttatatatcaccctttcaatttttttcatatatgtaTACATTTAATCTTTATGATGTATAACAAATCTTGATCACCTTCCTCTCCTCTGTACTATTTCGTTCGCCACTCTTTATGCATATGGTATTccatatacatgtgaatcacatcAGATACAtactaatatatgtatttagtGTGAATCTACTGTGATTCGCGAGTATATGTGATATATGACTATCTCACTCGTCTCTCTCCCCATATTGCTCGTCTACCTCCCCATCTCGCTCGTCTCCCTCCTTATT belongs to Solanum stenotomum isolate F172 unplaced genomic scaffold, ASM1918654v1 scaffold28252, whole genome shotgun sequence and includes:
- the LOC125851614 gene encoding uncharacterized protein LOC125851614, which encodes MKTMKGKLLKKLKTMKTIGYLKPERVLFSNASDGYIHSSPQKLNSSRFNCQSPLTSVQKNVQSSVEDQEAEIIDVSELMKDLEDEEMEIEDDKENVRPVVVKVKKIENFISPLKPKNENFTTPLLDFDVSNFRRPDLDSGTLFDPNLLALFEEAVLVVKSQEEERKAKIEEKIFKPLEDDEEKEPPLKARKMEEIVDPLLEFEEKCPPGGCDSVILYTTGLRGIRKTFEDCHSIRFLLENFRVVFFERDISMHSEFKEELWRILDGKVVPPRLFVKGRYIGGADEVLTLHEQGKFRPLLEGIPIDNFQCPCEGCAGMRFIMCFKCNGSRKIVLDNDDDEIESMKCPECNENGLIVCPYCC